Sequence from the Mauremys mutica isolate MM-2020 ecotype Southern chromosome 2, ASM2049712v1, whole genome shotgun sequence genome:
AAAAGTATTTCAGCTCCAAGGTGTGAAGCTGCTGGAACTGGGTCAGCATGGCAACTGAATATGCAGACCAGTCAAAGGGCAGCTTCATCCTGGTGAGCTTTGGGGATCTCTGGATAAACTTCTCCAGAAGGGTCTGGAAGTTGCTGATCTGGTCCATTTTGATCAGGCTGACCTGAGTCATACTGCAGGTGCCTGGCGGGTAGAAGTCTGGTGGTTCCAAGTGAGTCAAGGTCCAGTTGAGctccagctcctgcagctccccacagTGGACACTGTCCAAGAAGCGTGAAAGGAAGTCAGCCCATTTGGTCTTCTGGTCACCCAAATCAAAGCTGGCCCTGAGGACTAGCAGGCTAGCGCTGCGAGAGGTCAGGTGATAGGCATACTGGTGGACCCACTCTTTCCACCTCTCAAATTCTCTGGCAGAAACCAGCACCAAATCCATGCCTGACTGGAAGGCCCCCAGTCTCATGAAGTCAGCCACCCTCCAGAGCCTGGGGGTGCGGATCAGCTTGCTCCAGGCTTCACAAACCAAGGCAGCTGTGCACTTCTCCACCTCcgaaaggaaagagaagacatGGAGCTGACAGTCCACTGGCAGGAAGCTGAAGGGAAAGTAGTCTGGGCTCCTAG
This genomic interval carries:
- the LOC123364352 gene encoding uncharacterized protein LOC123364352, producing MPRKRKYCQRAGPPQLVAVTAAGTPVMARAGSGCRIQLGRRTRSPDYFPFSFLPVDCQLHVFSFLSEVEKCTAALVCEAWSKLIRTPRLWRVADFMRLGAFQSGMDLVLVSAREFERWKEWVHQYAYHLTSRSASLLVLRASFDLGDQKTKWADFLSRFLDSVHCGELQELELNWTLTHLEPPDFYPPGTCSMTQVSLIKMDQISNFQTLLEKFIQRSPKLTRMKLPFDWSAYSVAMLTQFQQLHTLELKYFWSFKGVCPEIMQDLTKALPNLKTLILHVLVPVKDLGISYSLESRSLEYLDVSQSRGLVFCHLDLPSLRVLRIKKTVRGIILNRRTRLALQSRWSCLYSLLRSGTPNLRVFNNQVLLPHWREQTYKELNALLLQSCYCVQHSDTWLL